The following DNA comes from Saccharomyces mikatae IFO 1815 strain IFO1815 genome assembly, chromosome: 8.
TGGAGTGACCTCAGTTAAATGCTCTTCATCGTAAACACGTCTAATACTCTTCAATAGAGCAGCGCGGACTTTCATGACTGCAGACAAAGCATCTCCTCTCAAGGCCAAATGACGTTGGTCCAACAGTAAGGAGGGATCTGAGCCCTCTGCAATTTTATTGGTGAAGGAATCTTCCCCACCAGGCGCCAAACCCACCACTTCATAGTAGTCCACGTCCAATTCAACACCACCTGGAGCGGTTTTACCCTCAGGCAATTTGACTACGGTACCGTATAGAGTAACAGTGGATTCCAAAGTTAGTTCCAAAGTTTGTTGAGCCAAGGCCAAGTCACCCGACAAGACACACTGGATAAAACCAGAACCATCTCTAAGGACAACAAAAACAACTTTCTTATTAGAACGTAATCTGTGGATCCAACCAGAAATCTTGACTCTTTGGCCGACCTTGGCATAAGAATCGTGGATTCTAGTCTTGATGGCAGCTGGCAATGATTCGTTCTCCTTGATCGTGATATTCAAAGCAGACAATTGCTTGGCAGCATTTTCCGCCTCTTTTTGCTGCTTTTTCAACTCCTGTTCCTTTTGCTTAACtgcctttttcttcaaaccGTCACAGCCCTTACGAGCCTTCTTCAAAGCAGAAGCACTGATTTCTTGATACTCGTTTTCTTCTGCCTTGAAAACTAAAAGCTTAGGTTCAGTGCTGTCGCTCTTCTGTTGCGATGCGAACAAAGCATATGCTGCAGTTTTGAACGGTTGATCTTGCGAACCAGCGGTGGTTAATTCGTCAACACCGGTAGCCTCCTTAATGTACAAAGATGACATGTTTAAAAAATCAGAACGGAGATTGCCTTACTGCTTGCAATAAACACCAAAACAATCAACCCCAATCAACACTACCCGACATTCCAGGCAGAGCAAGTCCTCTTATACCTTCTTGATCGTCATTGTTGGTTGGATTAGTCACAGTCTCGAAACTATCAGGGCCCAGATCGTTAAGCACgatggaaaatttttcactttttgcGTCCGCCTGGAGACGCGCTATggtttttttgaaaaattgagaaaTTGGATAAGCGATGCTTGAGTCACAGAGTGTCTTAGCCTTCGATTGGAAGTGTGTATGTTGCGTTTGGCAGGATTGTTGCTGGCGGCCTGAAAAGCTTTTCCTACAAGAGAATATAGAGGACATTGTACTTTAGTGTTTTGACACATTATATACTAACAAATAGGTTCACAGTAGAAGAGTCGAATaacaaaccaaaaaaatgccAGTCTCTGAAGCGTTCACCAAGTTGTGTGTGAATGAAAAGCCTGCTGCTGAATCTGCCGTTGCAGTGAAATCTTTGGTCTTCAAGCCAAAGACTCCGAAGTCAGTTGTCCCTGTTCCTATCGTCGTGGTGGCTTTGCAATCTACCACGACTCCTTCTGCATTGATTGCTAATGCTACTTCTACCAAAGATCCTAGATTGGCTCGCGATGATTTAGTTAAGCAAGCTTTCCAATCTGAATCTGCCAGAGCTTTCATCTTGGGGGACCTGGCTAACGCCACGTCCGATTTTCACTTGCTAATCGATCATGAGTTGGGTACTGTAGATGGCGATACTATCTTGCAGTTGAACGACAGTACTTTCATGAAGAAATCAGATATGATGAAGTTCCTAAGCGATTTTCAGAATTCCCAAAAAGTGGTTGATTTCTCTCAAGAGGTTGCTAAGGAAACGCCCACAGAAGGCaagaaacaacaaaaaaagcaacaaGCTTCTAAGGCAACTACTGCAGCTGCAGCTGCTGGTTTGGAAGACGCCAAGCTTATCGGTATCACTGTGGACAAGGCCTTAGACTTCCCAGGCTGGTACCAACAAATCTTGACCAAAGGTGAAATGTTGGACTACTACGATGTTTCTGGTTGTTACATCTTGAGGCCTCCATCTTATGCTATTTGGGAAAACATCCAAAAATGGTTCGACGATAAAATCAAGGCCATTGGCGTACAGAACGCCTACTTTCCAATGTTTGTCTCCTCGCGTGTgttggaaaaggaaaaggatCATGTTGAAGGTTTCGCTCCCGAGGTCGCTTGGGTCACCAGAGCTGGCTCTTCTGAATTGGAAGAACCGATTGCCATCAGACCAACTTCTGAGACTGTTATGTATCCATACTATGCCAAATGGGTTCAGTCTTATAGAGATTTACCTTTGAAATTGAACCAGTGGAATTCTGTGGTCAGATGGGAATTCAAGCATCCTCAACCTTTCTTAAGAACCAGGGAATTTTTGTGGCAAGAAGGTCACACTGCTCATTTGAATGCTAAGGATGCCGAAGAGGAAGTTCTGCAAATCTTGGATTTCTACGCCGGGGTATACGAAGAGTTGTTAGCTGTTCCTGTGGTTAAAGGTAGAAAGactgaaaaggaaaagttTGCTGGTGGTGACTTCACAACCACTTGTGAAGGTTACATTCCACAAACTGGTCGTGGTATTCAAGGTGCTACTTCTCACCATTTGGGCCAAAACTTTTCTAAGATGTTCAATTTATCGGTAGAAAACCCCCTAGGTTCCGACCATCCCAAGATCTTTGCTTACCAGAACTCATGGGGGTTATCCACCCGTGTCATTGGTGTCATGGTCATGATCCATTCCGATAATAAGGGTTTAGTTATCCCTCCAAGAGTGTCCCAATTTCAATCCGTTGTCATTCCTGTGGGTATCACAAAGAAGACTTCTGACGAACAACGTAAACACATCCATGAAACCGCTAGAAGCGTGGAATCTCGTTTGAAGAAGGCTGGTATTAGATCCTTTGGTGACTACAACGATAATTACACCCCAGGCTGGAAATTTTCACAATACGAATTAAAGGGTATTCCAATTCGTATCGAATTGGGTCCTAaggatattgaaaaaaaccaaGTCGTTGTCGTCCGTAGAAATGACGCGAAGAAATACGTTGTTTCCTTCGACGAATTGGAAGTTCGTATCCCAGAGATCTTGGAAGAAATGCAAGGAGATTTATTTAAGAAAGCTAAGGAACTATTCGATACACACAGAGTTATTGTTGAAGAATGGAAGGATTTTGTCCCAGcattgaacaagaaaaacgTTATCTTAGCACCATGGTGTGGCGTTATGGAATGTGAAGAAGATATAAAGGAGTCTTCTGCTAAGAAAGACGATGGTGAAGAATTTGAGGAAGATGACAAATCTCCAAGCATGGGTGCCAAGTCCTTGTGTATTCCATTCAACCAACCTGTATTGAATGAAGGTCAAAAATGTATCAAGTGTGAACGTACTGCTGTCAACTACTGTATGTTTGGTCGTTCTTATTAGTTGCATACCACTTATCATTCCATATAtagatttttatttgtgctttttgtctttctaaaaatcaatatcatcatgTCCTAATTAATACTAAGCTGTTACATGCATCTTGTTCTTCATTTCCATACCTTCGTGTTGGTAAATTTGTACATCAATGAAGCGGTCCTTATGTACACTTTTTTCACATTATATGGGCTTGAGAAAGGTATCAAAAAGATAACTTGGACGAGTCCGGAATCGAACCGGAGACCTCTCCCATGCTAAGGGAGCGCGCTACCGACTACGCCACACGCCCAAACAATTAGTTGAAAATTATTCTAATGATTGTGGCCAACAAGAGTAAATCAATAATCGGAAGAAAACACTCTGACGTGAAGAAAGATTCAAGAAGAATTCAAGAAGGGCATACAAGAATTTGGAGAGCCATTttatttgttggaataagtgattacaaCTATATGTTCTTCGTATAAGTGGGAGTAGGCAAGTTTTTATAATAGAAATTACcgcagtaatgagatagAAATCGATTAATTGATCggaacttagtatataagacGATAAGCCAGAACTAGaatcttatcattaattttCCGAATTATGTTTTAACCATTAGGCGTAACACAACCAATTATCGcgtgttttatatacttctCTTACATAACTTAAGAaagaacgacttattcttaattattagaacctactaaactactaattatcaacattaTTCTTAACCAGCAAGGCGTAAGCTTTTACTATTTTGAACTTTGCTCTGAACAAATGCCATTTAAAACCCTGATTTTGCACCTCAAGCTAAAAGGAATATATGAAGCTGCTTGGGACTCACTTGACTGGGGAACATTGTTGCAAAGTCTAAAAGGTTAATTTAATTGATTAAAAGtaaatttatatttatatatttagataaaagaagatgacCTTAActatacaaaaaataaattaaCTTACTTTCTTCTGAAAGAAGTACCTTCAGATAATTTGGCCTTACCACCGGTTGGAGTACATAAGACGGTAGAGCATGATTCACAAGTAACAGCAGTTTGAGCATGAGAAAAAACAGTGGTGATGTTCAAACAACCTGGACATTTGACATCCAAGAAGTAAGATCTTGGACCTTGAACCAAAGTCTTTAACTTGTGCTTTCTGGCTTCAGAAGCAGCAGTTGGGTGCAACAAATCTTGAACTAAAACCtgtaataaagaaaatgaaagcgAAAAACAGTTAAgtgtttcaaaaaaaaaaatgttagTAATCTGAAAAATGGGGAGGGTAGAATATACAAGAAAAGTGAAAGGAGTTAGGAAAAATATAAGCATTTTCTGCTGCAAAAATATAATTCTAAATCATTTCGTAGCGAGGTATCCATTATTAAGAGCCCTGATCTTCAAACCGCTGATGATTCCTGTTCTTATGCGAATGAATATTCAATGTAGCCAATACCATAACCGTATCATCATAGTTGATTCCAAACACATTTCAGCCTTAATACAAAGCCTTTTTACCCAATCAGTGGGAACACTTTAATTTtagttcttgaaaaaatacattatTAGTTCCATGTGTTATTTGTTGACTTTATAGCTATTTACACCTTCTGCTTAAACATTGGATATCAactaatattttcttttcctctttcaTTTTAGTTTACTCGTATCTTTTTTGATGAGGTTATATGTTTATCTAATTCCTGGAGTATCATTCCTTCTACTTCCTTCCAATCGAATATTTTAACGTCTTTTTCACATACCATATTGATCTAATATATATGCACTAATTATCTGGTGTTCTTTGTAATcttttaataaaataagcactttgaagaaatccTAACGTATAATAATAGTTACAGATAATGTTAAGGACTTTCAAGACGCAGCAGACATCAAAGATGTGAGCTAACCTACTAAAGCAAGGGCCGAGAAAGGTGAGCGGATCCAAGGAGAGGATCGCACTGTTTCCTACTATCCACCGCGCCTAGAGAGAGTTTCCTCCCAGAAGCGACACAACCTACCTGGAGAATGGGGGGCATTAGTTAGGCAGACTCCCTCGAAATGGGAGGCAAACAAAACCTACAGTGGTCTGGGTTGAATGTCACTGcgcttttcatttttctttaggAAAATTTCACTACTGATAATTTTTccgttctttttttctaagaCAAAAGATGTACGGGGTTC
Coding sequences within:
- the SMKI08G0620 gene encoding proline--tRNA ligase (similar to Saccharomyces cerevisiae YHR020W; ancestral locus Anc_1.352), yielding MPVSEAFTKLCVNEKPAAESAVAVKSLVFKPKTPKSVVPVPIVVVALQSTTTPSALIANATSTKDPRLARDDLVKQAFQSESARAFILGDLANATSDFHLLIDHELGTVDGDTILQLNDSTFMKKSDMMKFLSDFQNSQKVVDFSQEVAKETPTEGKKQQKKQQASKATTAAAAAGLEDAKLIGITVDKALDFPGWYQQILTKGEMLDYYDVSGCYILRPPSYAIWENIQKWFDDKIKAIGVQNAYFPMFVSSRVLEKEKDHVEGFAPEVAWVTRAGSSELEEPIAIRPTSETVMYPYYAKWVQSYRDLPLKLNQWNSVVRWEFKHPQPFLRTREFLWQEGHTAHLNAKDAEEEVLQILDFYAGVYEELLAVPVVKGRKTEKEKFAGGDFTTTCEGYIPQTGRGIQGATSHHLGQNFSKMFNLSVENPLGSDHPKIFAYQNSWGLSTRVIGVMVMIHSDNKGLVIPPRVSQFQSVVIPVGITKKTSDEQRKHIHETARSVESRLKKAGIRSFGDYNDNYTPGWKFSQYELKGIPIRIELGPKDIEKNQVVVVRRNDAKKYVVSFDELEVRIPEILEEMQGDLFKKAKELFDTHRVIVEEWKDFVPALNKKNVILAPWCGVMECEEDIKESSAKKDDGEEFEEDDKSPSMGAKSLCIPFNQPVLNEGQKCIKCERTAVNYCMFGRSY
- the RPS27B gene encoding 40S ribosomal protein eS27 (similar to Saccharomyces cerevisiae RPS27B (YHR021C) and RPS27A (YKL156W); ancestral locus Anc_5.265) — its product is MVLVQDLLHPTAASEARKHKLKTLVQGPRSYFLDVKCPGCLNITTVFSHAQTAVTCESCSTVLCTPTGGKAKLSEGTSFRRK